A region of Flavobacteriales bacterium DNA encodes the following proteins:
- a CDS encoding aminodeoxychorismate synthase component I, with amino-acid sequence MAWTDRILRKLDGDEQPNRVPRYSEFQICLDWQGELSIGSNKDSLKFSRLVCNGSHSEITGHNKEDIVKLRAWLSKQNDLIVGYFSYDTKNVLEDVTSRNTDVIRFPMFHFFVPDEVFLLTEDGWMNYSHSNSKCETERQNKPACLGNEMRPISKEMYCHQIENLQQHIQFGDIYEVNYCVQHGFENTVVEPYRLYQELQENSPAPFSCYVADNGNYLISSSPERFMKKDGNRIVSQPMKGTNRRTSDNEKQKEELRNNAKEMAENVMITDLVRNDLSRSAKKGTVKVDELCGVYSFEHVNTMISTVSAELREDVHPLDALLNAFPMGSMTGAPKIRAMELIDQFEDFSRGLYSGAVGYFTPDLDFDFNVVIRSILYNEEKKVVTFPTGGAITIQSDPEKEYEECMLKAEAMRNVLLNHAK; translated from the coding sequence ATGGCCTGGACTGACAGAATACTGCGGAAATTGGACGGAGATGAGCAGCCGAATCGAGTTCCGAGGTACTCCGAATTTCAAATATGCCTTGATTGGCAAGGCGAACTGTCGATCGGTTCAAACAAAGACTCGCTTAAGTTCTCAAGACTTGTTTGCAATGGAAGCCACTCAGAAATAACAGGTCACAATAAAGAAGACATCGTAAAGCTGAGAGCCTGGTTATCGAAACAGAATGACCTTATTGTAGGCTACTTCAGCTATGACACCAAGAACGTGTTGGAGGATGTGACAAGCAGAAATACTGATGTCATCAGGTTTCCAATGTTTCATTTTTTCGTTCCTGACGAGGTTTTTCTATTGACAGAAGACGGTTGGATGAACTATTCACATTCCAATTCCAAATGTGAGACCGAACGTCAAAACAAACCTGCTTGTCTTGGAAACGAGATGCGGCCGATCTCCAAAGAAATGTACTGCCACCAGATAGAGAACCTTCAGCAGCACATTCAGTTCGGAGATATTTACGAAGTGAATTACTGCGTGCAGCACGGATTTGAGAACACGGTTGTGGAACCGTATCGCTTGTATCAGGAACTTCAGGAAAATTCTCCCGCTCCATTCTCGTGCTACGTTGCCGACAACGGTAACTATCTGATTAGTTCGAGCCCTGAGCGTTTTATGAAGAAAGATGGGAATCGCATCGTTTCACAACCGATGAAAGGCACCAACCGAAGAACTTCCGACAATGAGAAACAGAAAGAGGAACTTCGGAACAATGCCAAGGAGATGGCTGAGAACGTAATGATCACCGACCTTGTACGCAATGATCTTTCGCGAAGCGCAAAAAAAGGAACCGTGAAGGTGGACGAACTCTGTGGCGTGTATTCGTTTGAACATGTGAACACGATGATCTCAACGGTTTCGGCTGAGTTGCGCGAAGATGTTCACCCGCTGGATGCATTGCTCAATGCGTTTCCGATGGGTTCGATGACGGGCGCACCGAAGATCCGCGCCATGGAACTTATCGATCAGTTTGAGGATTTTTCGCGCGGACTGTATTCGGGCGCGGTCGGTTATTTCACACCCGATCTGGATTTCGACTTCAACGTGGTCATCCGCAGCATTCTTTACAACGAGGAAAAGAAGGTGGTGACGTTTCCAACAGGCGGTGCCATTACCATTCAGTCCGACCCCGAAAAGGAATACGAAGAATGCATGTTGAAAGCCGAGGCCATGCGAAACGTGCTGCTCAACCATGCAAAATAG
- a CDS encoding ferrochelatase encodes MKPEIGVLLMNVGTPDSPKVGDVRKYLSEFLNDPRVIDIPWLARKILVNAIIVPFRAPKSAKIYQQMWTPEGSPLLIHSENFKNGLQADLGEKYQVEIAMRYQSPSVEEGLEKLRKNNPKKIIVVPMYPQYASSSTGTCIEEVMRIASKWWVIPEMVFVSQFYELDGYIDGFVKRAKQFDLDSYDHILFSYHGLPIRQLDKVYDEGLCDDRNCEHGVTGENQYCYKAACYESTKRIAEKLGLSEDRYTTSFQSRLDDKWIKPYSDKVVAEKAKGGAKRMLIFSPAFVADCLETLIEIGHEYDEIFKEHGGEKVDLVPSLNDDPDWVAFFANYIRTK; translated from the coding sequence ATGAAGCCAGAAATAGGAGTTCTCCTCATGAATGTCGGAACGCCCGACTCACCCAAAGTGGGTGATGTTCGGAAGTACCTATCCGAGTTCCTCAATGACCCTCGTGTCATTGATATTCCTTGGTTGGCGCGGAAGATTCTGGTGAATGCCATCATCGTTCCTTTTCGCGCACCGAAATCGGCCAAGATCTATCAGCAGATGTGGACGCCTGAAGGTTCTCCGCTGCTCATTCACTCCGAGAATTTCAAGAATGGATTGCAGGCAGATCTTGGCGAGAAGTATCAAGTAGAGATAGCCATGCGTTACCAATCTCCTTCGGTGGAAGAAGGTTTGGAGAAGCTTCGCAAGAATAACCCGAAGAAGATCATTGTGGTGCCGATGTATCCGCAGTATGCGTCTTCATCTACGGGAACGTGCATTGAGGAAGTGATGCGCATCGCCTCCAAATGGTGGGTTATTCCAGAAATGGTTTTTGTGAGCCAGTTCTATGAATTGGATGGATACATTGATGGTTTCGTGAAACGCGCCAAGCAGTTCGACCTCGATTCATACGATCATATTCTGTTCAGTTATCACGGGCTTCCAATCCGACAGTTGGATAAGGTTTATGACGAAGGCCTGTGCGATGACCGCAATTGCGAGCATGGCGTAACGGGCGAAAACCAGTATTGCTACAAGGCCGCGTGCTATGAGTCTACCAAGCGAATTGCTGAGAAACTGGGGCTATCGGAAGACAGATATACAACCTCATTCCAATCCCGTTTGGATGATAAGTGGATCAAGCCTTATTCAGACAAAGTAGTAGCTGAAAAAGCAAAAGGCGGTGCCAAGCGCATGCTCATCTTCTCCCCTGCTTTTGTGGCCGATTGCCTCGAAACACTGATTGAGATCGGTCATGAGTACGATGAGATTTTCAAGGAGCACGGAGGCGAGAAGGTCGATCTGGTTCCAAGCTTGAATGACGACCCAGATTGGGTTGCTTTCTTCGCAAACTACATCCGCACCAAATAA
- the lpdA gene encoding dihydrolipoyl dehydrogenase, translated as MAKYDVTIIGSGPGGYVAAIRCAQLGMKTAIIEKYPTLGGTCLNVGCIPSKALLDSSEHFHNAKHTFKTHGIDIPEPKVNIKQMIDRKADVVKQNVDGISFLMKKNKIEVYEGVGSFETKNKITVTKADGKTESIDTDKVIIATGSKPSSLPFITIDKKRVITSTEALNLTEVPKHLIVVGGGVIGLELGSVYARLGAEVSVVEYMDSIIPTMDKTLGKELLKVLKKEGMKFYLSHKVKEVSAKGKTVTLKADDAKGKELVLEGDYCLVSVGRKPYTEGLGLDKIGLKTDDRGRIEVDNHLQTKVPGIYAIGDVIKGAMLAHKAEEEGVFVAETMAGQKPHVDYNLIPGVVYTWPEVAAVGKTEEQLKEEGVEYKVGSFPMRALGRSRASMDLDGLVKVLADKNTDEILGVHMIGARAADMIAEAVVAMEFRASAEDVSRISHAHPTYTEAIKEACLAATDNRSLHM; from the coding sequence ATGGCAAAGTATGATGTAACGATTATCGGTTCGGGCCCAGGTGGCTATGTGGCAGCCATCCGATGTGCGCAATTGGGTATGAAAACAGCCATTATTGAGAAGTATCCGACCCTTGGCGGAACGTGTCTCAACGTGGGTTGCATCCCGTCAAAGGCACTGCTCGATTCATCCGAGCATTTTCACAACGCCAAGCATACTTTCAAGACCCACGGCATAGACATCCCGGAACCGAAGGTCAACATCAAACAGATGATCGATCGCAAGGCTGATGTGGTGAAGCAGAATGTGGACGGCATCAGTTTTCTGATGAAGAAGAACAAGATCGAGGTGTATGAAGGCGTGGGAAGTTTCGAGACCAAGAACAAGATCACGGTGACCAAAGCCGATGGCAAGACAGAAAGCATTGACACCGACAAGGTGATCATTGCCACGGGTTCCAAGCCGTCATCATTGCCGTTCATCACCATTGATAAGAAGCGTGTGATCACCTCCACCGAAGCGTTGAACCTTACCGAAGTACCGAAGCACCTGATCGTGGTCGGTGGTGGCGTTATCGGCCTCGAATTGGGTTCGGTGTATGCCCGTTTGGGTGCCGAAGTTTCGGTGGTGGAATACATGGACAGCATCATCCCGACCATGGACAAGACCTTGGGCAAGGAGTTGCTGAAAGTGCTGAAGAAGGAAGGCATGAAGTTCTACCTGAGCCACAAGGTGAAGGAAGTTTCTGCCAAAGGCAAGACCGTAACGCTGAAGGCCGATGACGCTAAGGGCAAGGAGTTGGTGTTGGAAGGCGATTACTGCCTTGTTTCGGTGGGTCGTAAGCCATACACCGAAGGGCTTGGTTTGGATAAGATCGGTCTGAAAACCGATGACCGCGGCCGCATTGAAGTGGACAACCACCTACAGACAAAAGTGCCGGGCATTTACGCCATTGGCGATGTCATTAAAGGCGCGATGCTTGCACACAAAGCCGAGGAAGAAGGCGTTTTCGTTGCTGAGACCATGGCTGGTCAGAAACCGCATGTGGATTACAACCTGATTCCTGGCGTGGTTTACACGTGGCCAGAAGTTGCCGCTGTCGGTAAAACCGAAGAGCAACTGAAGGAAGAAGGTGTTGAATACAAAGTTGGTTCGTTCCCGATGCGCGCGTTGGGCCGTTCTCGCGCCAGTATGGACCTTGATGGATTGGTAAAGGTTCTTGCCGATAAGAACACCGATGAGATTTTGGGTGTACACATGATCGGAGCACGAGCTGCAGATATGATCGCGGAAGCGGTTGTTGCCATGGAATTCCGTGCGTCTGCTGAGGATGTTTCGCGCATCTCGCACGCTCACCCAACATATACAGAAGCCATTAAAGAAGCCTGTTTGGCTGCTACGGACAACCGTTCGTTGCACATGTGA
- a CDS encoding LemA family protein, producing the protein MKRLFYLFLIAGAMSLQSCQYNSMVEKQEAVTAQWSQVENVYQRRADLIPNLVATVKGYADHEEGTLTAVVEARAKATSVNIDPSKLDASSIQKFQQAQDGLTSALSKLMVVVEKYPDLKANQNFLELQAQLEGTENRIAVERKKFNEAAQEYNTYIRKFPNNMIAGMFDFEKMDYFEAKEGADEAPKVEF; encoded by the coding sequence ATGAAACGACTATTCTATTTATTTCTGATTGCGGGCGCGATGAGTTTGCAAAGCTGTCAGTACAACTCCATGGTTGAAAAACAGGAGGCTGTCACCGCGCAATGGTCGCAGGTGGAGAACGTGTATCAGCGCAGAGCGGACCTTATTCCGAACCTCGTTGCCACCGTTAAAGGCTATGCCGACCACGAAGAAGGAACACTCACCGCTGTGGTGGAAGCCCGCGCCAAGGCCACCAGCGTGAATATCGACCCATCCAAACTGGATGCCAGCAGCATTCAGAAGTTTCAGCAGGCACAGGATGGACTGACCTCCGCGCTATCGAAGCTGATGGTGGTTGTGGAAAAATATCCTGACCTGAAGGCAAATCAGAACTTCTTGGAACTTCAGGCGCAGCTGGAAGGAACCGAAAACCGCATTGCCGTGGAGCGCAAGAAGTTCAATGAAGCGGCTCAGGAATACAACACCTACATCCGCAAGTTTCCGAACAACATGATTGCTGGCATGTTCGATTTCGAGAAAATGGACTACTTCGAAGCCAAAGAAGGAGCTGACGAAGCACCAAAAGTGGAATTCTGA
- a CDS encoding T9SS type A sorting domain-containing protein — MKKFIYAEFGFLLTTALVLGTIDANAQGVVNNGAKMNIAAGTYLNIDNGGFTNQSGGGVTNAGTMQVEGDWENNDAGGVFDTNDGVVELDGAAQDITGSQLTDFHDLTVKGSDHKTLNGVDANVYDVLTLTGKSLRLNTNTLNIENSATAAITGTGKIISETGPAEGGYGVLRWKIGTNTGNYTIPFGTDVASPADLSFGYNITTAGGPTSMYKTFSTYETDPQNSFTGTNITVNPLPSQWTDLPYTVNNLTDDYIQAAHYWTVDRFWIIDAENIGEGQGGYTVKPRMEYVFKYLDSEIASPNHITEANLVPQRYNHTLDKWGDWLYGVPSAITNTSTNKTTIQIAQDAGTWTEDMYPVWTLVDNSDPLPIEITRFAGTCMNGEVEVSWTTWTETNNDFFTLERSSNGTDFEKVDVVDGAGNSNEPLNYHVTDMDANGGTSYYRLKDTDFSGKSSYSEVIAVTCGENANEFDFVNAYDVDHTSVVVQFTAVDGEDFVIQLFDGSGRLVLDHAGVAYEGMNKVNLATRDLSQGIYIINLSNSTKKFSKRVMLK, encoded by the coding sequence ATGAAGAAGTTTATCTACGCTGAGTTCGGATTCCTGCTGACGACCGCATTGGTTTTGGGAACCATTGATGCAAATGCGCAGGGCGTGGTCAACAATGGAGCCAAGATGAACATTGCCGCTGGCACCTACCTCAACATTGATAATGGTGGGTTTACGAACCAAAGTGGCGGAGGCGTTACCAACGCTGGCACCATGCAGGTGGAAGGTGACTGGGAAAACAATGATGCCGGAGGTGTTTTTGATACCAATGACGGAGTGGTTGAACTTGACGGTGCGGCCCAAGACATTACCGGTAGCCAACTTACCGATTTTCATGACCTTACAGTAAAAGGTAGCGACCATAAGACCTTGAACGGGGTTGATGCCAACGTATATGACGTTCTGACCTTGACCGGCAAGAGCCTTCGGCTGAACACCAATACCTTGAATATTGAGAACTCGGCCACTGCGGCCATTACAGGTACGGGCAAGATCATTTCTGAGACCGGCCCAGCGGAAGGTGGTTATGGTGTGCTCCGTTGGAAGATCGGAACGAACACAGGTAATTACACCATTCCATTCGGTACAGATGTGGCCAGTCCGGCAGACCTTTCTTTCGGATACAACATTACAACGGCCGGAGGTCCAACATCCATGTACAAGACCTTCTCTACCTACGAAACGGATCCTCAAAACTCATTTACTGGAACAAACATTACGGTCAATCCACTTCCATCTCAATGGACGGATCTTCCTTATACCGTAAATAACCTTACTGATGATTACATTCAAGCGGCACACTACTGGACCGTTGACCGATTCTGGATCATTGATGCTGAAAACATCGGTGAAGGACAAGGCGGTTATACGGTTAAGCCTCGAATGGAATATGTGTTCAAGTATCTGGATTCAGAGATTGCTTCTCCAAACCACATTACAGAGGCCAATCTTGTGCCACAGCGTTATAATCATACGTTAGACAAATGGGGCGATTGGCTCTATGGTGTGCCATCTGCCATTACCAATACATCTACGAACAAAACAACTATACAGATCGCGCAGGATGCGGGTACTTGGACAGAGGACATGTATCCGGTTTGGACACTTGTAGATAACAGTGATCCGCTTCCGATCGAGATCACCCGTTTTGCGGGAACTTGTATGAACGGTGAAGTGGAAGTGAGTTGGACAACTTGGACAGAGACGAACAACGATTTCTTTACGCTGGAACGCAGTAGTAACGGAACGGATTTCGAGAAGGTAGATGTTGTGGATGGTGCCGGTAACAGCAACGAACCGCTGAATTATCATGTGACCGACATGGATGCCAATGGTGGGACTTCCTATTACCGTTTGAAGGACACGGATTTTTCAGGAAAATCATCTTACTCGGAGGTCATCGCGGTTACCTGCGGTGAGAATGCCAATGAGTTCGATTTTGTGAATGCGTATGATGTCGATCATACATCCGTGGTGGTTCAGTTCACGGCCGTTGATGGTGAGGATTTCGTTATCCAGTTGTTTGATGGAAGTGGACGTTTGGTATTGGATCATGCAGGTGTTGCTTATGAAGGTATGAACAAGGTCAATCTTGCAACACGAGATCTTTCCCAAGGAATTTATATTATTAACCTGTCAAATTCGACAAAGAAATTCAGCAAACGAGTAATGCTGAAATAA
- a CDS encoding acyltransferase family protein, with protein MGQKVFFKNLDALRFVAFLFIFLGHALDTDSDIIRQSAAYGWVKNYVYIFGKTGFSFAFVLSSYINTWVILEERQQAGHFKPWLYYVRRAIRIWPLYFLVLFIGFVLLPLFMQCMGEPYQEVGNPWYFILFVGNFYLIEHGWTHSPIISVLWSVSVEEQFYIFWPFLLILFRRSEKWLFALLLLIFGITTWHYYGTDVNLWFHTLFLLGDIALGVLFAFISFNRNWGFSSLQRLSRKAIIAIYTSFIFSLLFYHFLFDSDMLPGAINLIVEKLFYAVILSFFIFEQNFCENSFYKFGRLKTITYLGMISYGLFCFHEIGLLAGNRFLLHFGLEEKVWAFLILKPLVAFALIAPFAALSWHYFEKPLLGLKRYFYTK; from the coding sequence ATGGGACAGAAAGTTTTCTTCAAAAATCTGGATGCGCTTCGTTTCGTGGCGTTTCTGTTCATTTTTCTCGGACATGCGCTCGATACGGATAGCGACATCATCCGCCAATCTGCCGCGTATGGTTGGGTAAAGAATTACGTTTACATCTTTGGGAAAACAGGTTTCAGCTTTGCCTTCGTCCTGTCGAGTTACATTAACACATGGGTCATTTTGGAGGAACGCCAGCAGGCAGGGCACTTCAAGCCATGGCTTTACTACGTGAGGCGCGCCATTCGCATTTGGCCGCTGTATTTTCTGGTGCTTTTCATTGGGTTTGTGCTTCTGCCGCTGTTCATGCAATGCATGGGCGAACCATACCAAGAGGTTGGAAACCCATGGTATTTCATTCTTTTCGTGGGTAACTTCTACCTCATCGAACACGGTTGGACGCATTCACCCATCATCAGCGTGCTGTGGAGTGTTTCGGTGGAGGAACAGTTTTACATCTTCTGGCCGTTTCTGCTCATTCTTTTCAGGAGGAGTGAAAAATGGCTGTTTGCGCTGCTGTTGCTCATTTTCGGTATCACCACTTGGCATTATTACGGAACGGATGTGAACCTGTGGTTCCACACGCTTTTCCTACTTGGAGACATCGCACTCGGAGTACTGTTCGCGTTCATTTCCTTCAATAGGAATTGGGGATTTTCCTCTTTGCAGAGGTTGAGCCGCAAAGCCATCATTGCCATTTACACGAGCTTCATTTTTTCGCTGCTGTTCTACCATTTTCTGTTCGATAGCGACATGCTTCCGGGTGCCATCAACCTCATTGTAGAAAAGCTGTTCTATGCCGTGATTCTCTCCTTCTTCATCTTTGAGCAGAATTTCTGCGAGAACAGCTTCTATAAGTTTGGAAGGTTGAAGACCATTACTTACTTGGGTATGATCAGCTACGGACTTTTCTGCTTCCACGAGATAGGATTGCTGGCAGGCAATCGTTTTCTGTTGCATTTCGGGTTGGAGGAGAAGGTTTGGGCGTTCCTTATTCTGAAACCGTTGGTAGCGTTTGCATTGATCGCCCCATTTGCCGCTTTGAGCTGGCATTATTTCGAGAAGCCGCTGTTGGGATTGAAGCGGTATTTCTACACCAAGTAA
- a CDS encoding TPM domain-containing protein: MKASEYFTEARLTAIGSAIKAAEKATSGEIRLYVEDRCKEDVLDRAAFLFGELEMHKTELRNGVLFYLAMQDRKFAILGDGGINAKVEKDFWDGIKAEMLNSFKQGEFAQGLEKGILMAGKALAEHFPYQDDDVNELPDDIIVK; encoded by the coding sequence TTGAAGGCTTCCGAATACTTTACCGAAGCACGACTGACCGCCATCGGCAGCGCCATCAAAGCAGCCGAGAAAGCGACATCGGGCGAAATACGCCTGTATGTGGAAGACAGATGCAAGGAAGATGTGCTCGACCGCGCGGCTTTCCTGTTCGGTGAACTCGAAATGCACAAGACCGAACTCCGAAATGGCGTGCTGTTCTACCTCGCCATGCAGGATCGGAAATTCGCCATTCTGGGAGATGGCGGCATCAACGCCAAAGTGGAAAAGGATTTCTGGGATGGAATAAAGGCTGAGATGCTCAATTCCTTCAAGCAAGGAGAATTCGCCCAAGGTTTGGAAAAAGGAATTCTGATGGCGGGAAAAGCATTGGCCGAACATTTTCCTTATCAGGATGATGACGTGAACGAACTACCCGATGACATCATTGTGAAATGA
- the tilS gene encoding tRNA lysidine(34) synthetase TilS, whose protein sequence is MQNRFSESMQKFGFPNSGNPILVGVSGGVDSMVLASMLLENGYAIAVAHCNYQLRGEASDADETLVKNWCAQRNVPFHSKRIETQKLAEESKASIQMVAREERYRFFQKLTDEYGYAATALAHHANDRVESLILNVLRGTGFRGLQGMPSKRVGYIRPLLGLTKDEIRDYAKEKGVPFREDASNAQTYYQRNWVRLRLLPMLAAKDETAFSKLLQLCERAENQLPNYERWVQMNLSELESDNGISIHKLKESNAPFTLLKELLEPNGFSSDQVFEVLDILNSMSGSEVCSDTHRVLKDRETLIISELNTHENPPKLQFEVLDRSEVKSLNTEPNVALIDAATIKQENFKLRHWQQGDRFKPLGMKGWKLLSDFFIDEKLSVTEKGNVWLLTHRNEIVWVVGMRLDDRFKVTDSTQKILRVHISDT, encoded by the coding sequence ATGCAAAATAGATTCTCCGAATCGATGCAGAAATTTGGTTTCCCGAATAGCGGAAACCCGATTCTGGTGGGCGTAAGCGGTGGTGTGGATTCGATGGTTTTGGCCTCCATGCTGTTGGAAAACGGTTACGCCATTGCCGTGGCGCATTGCAATTATCAGTTGCGTGGCGAGGCTTCAGATGCGGATGAGACCTTGGTAAAAAATTGGTGCGCGCAGAGAAATGTCCCATTCCATTCCAAACGAATTGAAACCCAGAAACTGGCAGAGGAATCCAAGGCATCCATTCAGATGGTGGCGCGGGAAGAACGCTACCGTTTTTTCCAGAAATTGACGGATGAGTACGGTTACGCGGCCACGGCTTTGGCGCATCATGCCAACGACCGCGTGGAATCGTTGATCCTGAACGTGTTGCGCGGCACGGGTTTCCGTGGATTGCAAGGCATGCCGTCCAAACGTGTCGGTTACATCCGTCCGTTGCTTGGATTGACGAAGGATGAGATCCGCGATTATGCTAAGGAGAAAGGAGTTCCGTTCCGAGAAGATGCCTCGAACGCCCAAACCTATTATCAGCGCAATTGGGTGCGGCTGCGATTGCTTCCCATGCTTGCGGCAAAGGATGAAACGGCTTTCAGCAAGTTGCTGCAACTCTGCGAACGGGCGGAGAATCAACTTCCGAACTACGAACGGTGGGTTCAAATGAACCTTTCGGAATTGGAATCGGACAACGGAATTTCCATCCACAAGCTGAAAGAATCCAATGCGCCTTTCACATTACTGAAGGAACTGTTGGAGCCAAATGGTTTTTCGTCCGATCAGGTGTTTGAGGTTTTGGATATTCTCAATTCAATGTCGGGTAGTGAGGTTTGTTCCGATACGCATCGTGTACTGAAAGACCGCGAAACGCTGATCATTTCGGAGCTCAACACACACGAAAACCCACCAAAACTTCAGTTCGAGGTTCTGGACAGAAGCGAAGTCAAATCGCTGAATACCGAACCGAATGTGGCGTTGATCGATGCAGCAACCATCAAACAGGAAAACTTTAAACTTCGCCATTGGCAGCAGGGCGACCGCTTCAAACCGCTTGGCATGAAAGGGTGGAAACTGCTGAGCGATTTTTTCATTGATGAAAAACTTTCCGTTACGGAGAAAGGAAATGTTTGGCTCCTCACCCATCGAAACGAAATTGTCTGGGTGGTTGGAATGCGATTGGACGACCGATTTAAGGTCACTGATTCAACACAAAAAATTCTCCGTGTCCACATTTCCGATACGTAG
- a CDS encoding TPM domain-containing protein, whose product MRNLLFIWLLAVPFVSFAQDFPEKPDRLVNDYAGALSSSEENALETKLVTLDNETSIQIAVVILKTLDGYPIDDYTVTLFNKWKVGDAKYDNGVMILMSYKEHKLWITSGYGVEGSLPDAIIKRIIENEIVPRFKQGDYSGGLDAGVDAIIQATRGEYEGKGHGGKQEAPVGSFFIILAIFGIIWFFKAMQVRRYARLNNMGFWAAWMLLNASRRSHGGSWSNFSGGGGFGGGGGFGGFGGGSSGGGGAGGSW is encoded by the coding sequence ATGAGAAATCTGTTGTTCATATGGCTGTTGGCGGTTCCGTTCGTTTCGTTCGCGCAGGATTTTCCTGAAAAACCCGACCGACTTGTAAACGATTACGCTGGAGCGCTTTCCAGTTCTGAGGAAAACGCGCTGGAGACAAAACTGGTCACTTTGGATAACGAGACCTCCATTCAGATCGCGGTCGTTATCCTTAAAACGTTGGACGGTTATCCGATCGATGATTACACCGTTACACTTTTCAATAAATGGAAAGTAGGAGATGCAAAGTATGACAATGGCGTCATGATCCTCATGTCCTACAAGGAGCACAAACTGTGGATCACTTCAGGATATGGCGTTGAAGGCAGTCTGCCTGATGCGATCATCAAGCGGATCATCGAGAATGAGATCGTTCCTCGCTTTAAGCAAGGAGATTATTCTGGTGGACTGGACGCAGGTGTAGACGCGATCATTCAGGCCACACGAGGCGAATATGAAGGGAAAGGCCATGGTGGGAAGCAAGAGGCTCCCGTAGGAAGTTTTTTCATCATCCTGGCCATCTTTGGCATTATCTGGTTTTTCAAAGCCATGCAGGTCAGACGGTACGCTCGCCTCAATAACATGGGTTTTTGGGCAGCTTGGATGCTGCTCAATGCCTCGAGGAGAAGCCATGGGGGCTCGTGGTCAAACTTCTCTGGTGGCGGTGGCTTTGGAGGCGGTGGCGGCTTCGGTGGTTTCGGTGGTGGAAGTTCTGGAGGCGGTGGCGCTGGCGGAAGCTGGTAG
- a CDS encoding queuosine precursor transporter produces the protein MQLSAEHQKKAERIYLILAGIFIASLVSCNLIFQKFFTWSPFGWYTFEISVGILPYPVTFLVTDLISEIFGKKRADRVVMAGLFASIFVLGVVSLADMVPATSWSPVQNEEFSKVFGLTSVSVGASMAAYLAAQYIDIRLYHFWKRVTKGEHLWVRNNFSTMTSQLADTALVVGLLCSVGAIDWSRFWDLLIAGWLFKVIVAAFDTPFMYLGTWGIRKHLGITGVEEIEF, from the coding sequence ATGCAACTTTCCGCTGAACACCAGAAAAAGGCCGAACGCATCTATTTGATCCTTGCGGGGATCTTCATCGCTTCGTTGGTCTCCTGCAATCTCATCTTCCAGAAGTTCTTCACATGGAGTCCATTCGGTTGGTACACGTTCGAGATCTCTGTCGGAATTCTGCCCTATCCAGTTACTTTTCTGGTTACCGATCTTATCTCCGAGATTTTCGGCAAGAAACGCGCTGACCGTGTGGTAATGGCGGGACTCTTTGCCAGCATTTTCGTGCTGGGTGTGGTCAGCTTGGCCGATATGGTCCCAGCAACTTCGTGGTCGCCCGTACAGAACGAAGAGTTCAGCAAGGTCTTCGGACTCACCTCTGTTTCCGTAGGTGCTTCCATGGCCGCGTACTTGGCAGCACAATACATCGACATCCGTCTGTATCATTTCTGGAAAAGGGTGACCAAAGGCGAACACCTGTGGGTTCGGAACAACTTCTCTACCATGACCTCGCAATTGGCAGACACGGCCTTGGTGGTCGGTCTGCTGTGCTCGGTCGGTGCCATCGACTGGAGCCGTTTTTGGGATCTGCTCATTGCGGGCTGGCTGTTCAAAGTAATAGTGGCTGCATTCGATACACCGTTCATGTATCTTGGCACGTGGGGAATTCGAAAACATCTGGGAATAACTGGCGTTGAAGAAATCGAATTCTGA